DNA from Brassica napus cultivar Da-Ae chromosome C4, Da-Ae, whole genome shotgun sequence:
CTCTGGACCTTGATCCAACGTTGAAAGGCCTTTTCCAGCGTATTGTGCAACATCTAGAAACTATACCCAAAACGCAGGGAGAAAATGTTTCTGCAATCACATGCGATCTATCTGTAAGATGCTAGACTAGATCCACTTATTTTTAACTCAGATGATATATAGTTgcatttttcttttaatgatAATCAAAACACCCTAGATGGTAGATTTGTTCATGTTCCAGTTCCATATATTTCCCATTTGCTATGTCTTTCAAATCTAGCGTAGCTTGGTTCCAACAAGGTTATATTGTTTAGTCATCCAATCTGTTTTCGTAATGCTCAACGCCTCTTGTTGTATAGGAATTCCGAAGAGATTGGTTGTCCATTTTGATGATTGTGACTTCTTCTCGATCATCGATAAACATCAGACATCTGGAAAAAGCTACCGTCTCTACAGGGAAGGAGGGCTTGCTATCTGAAGGAAATGCAGCATATAACTGGTCCAGGTACTGTTCTGGTCCTTATATGACCATTATTTGATTATCTTCTAGAAAGGAAAACAGCAAAACTAAGATCCTAAaaaaattcatgttttctcaatGCAGATGTGTTGATGAGATAGAATCTCAATTATCAAAGCATGGAAGTCTGAAGAAACTATATTTCTACCATCAACACCTCACAACTGTATACTTCTTGCTGTTGTTCATTGTTCACTATTTTCCCGTGTCATCTTATGCATAATCTGACTTTCAACTGTTGTAAAAGGTTTTCAGAAATACAATGTTTGGACCAGAAGGGCGTCCCCAGCATTGTTGTGCATGGCTTAGTGTGGCTAGTAGTTTCCCGGAATGTGCTTCGCTAATAATACCTGAGGAGGTAAACCTATATTTCCGTCTCATTTAGTTTTCCCCAGTACATGTCTGAATCATGAGATTCTTGTACGCATTCAAGTAGTGTAAAGACCACACAGTGAGCAACTGAGCACCATATTACTCGCAGTATGCCAATAAATAGTGGAAAGTGCTTGTAAAATTAAATCAACTTAGTTGTCGTGTTTGCACATGTTCTATGGCAACTCAAGTTGTTGACTGTTTGATGTTCCATTAGCTACTATTGAATTTTGAATCTTTCTATTAGCATATCACTTCTTTTGTTAAAACAAGCAATATACATGTTCTTTTTTTGGTGAACAACGAATTCTCATTGTTTATCCCCGTATTTCCATTTTTCCTATATCAGTGACAACATCTACTAAACGGAAATACTCTTCTTCTTGTCTTTCTCCACAGGTTACCAAATTTGGGCGAGATGCAGTGCTTTACGTCGAGTCTCTTATTGAATCAATAATGGGCGGACTGGAGGGACTAATAAATATTCTTGATTCAGAAGGCGGGTTTGGCGCTCTGGAATCACAGGTCTCTAACCAAACTCAATAGTATAACGAAAGAAATCTTCTATTTGACTACTGTCCGCAAACTGATACGTTGAGCTTTCACAGCTTCTTCCAGAACAAGCTGCAGCGTATCTGAATAATGCATCTAGAATTTCTGCTCCTTCAATGAAGTCCCCCAGGGTTGTAGGCGGAGGCGGGTACACTTTACCTGGCCATGAGAGCTATCCTGAGAATAATAAGTCTATCAAAATGTGAGCGCCCGAGTCTAgcctgaagtttttttttctccttcatGAAACCACTGCCTCTTGTATGCTGTTATCTTAAGTATCTCCTTGTGATGGCAGGTTGGAAGCTGCAATCCAAAGGTTGACTAATCTGTGTTCAATTCTGAACGACATGGAGCCTATTTGTGTTATAAATCACGTATTCGTCCTAAGAGAGGTGAACTTTCAATCTTCTATATATCAACTCAAGGATTATCTATCTGTAGAAAGAAAACACATGAATAGTTGAATTATCCTATTCGAAATCCGTTAATTAAAAAGATTATCTCATGGAAAGAGCCGATGAATTATGTCATCGTCTGGTCTTGTTTAGCTTTTTGACTTGATCCTGCTGTTTCGATATTTGCAGTACATGAGAGAATGCATCCTCGCGAATTTCAAGAGAAGATTTCTCACTGCACTACAAACTGATAATGATCTTCAACGGCCTTCTGTGTTGGAGTCTCTTATAAGGCGGCATATGAGCATAGTCCATTTGGCAGAGCAGCACGTTAGCATGGACCTAACCCAAGGCATTCGAGAAATTTTACTCACAGAAGCATTTTCCGGCCCTGTCTCTTCTTTGCATACGTTCGAAAAACCTGCTGAACAACAGCAAAACACTGGATCCGCCGTCGAAGTTGTGTGCAACTGGTACATGGACAATATCATCAAAGACGTGTCTGGCGCAGGAATCCTCTTCGCTCCGAGGCACAAATACTTCAAAAGCGCAAGACCAGTCGGAGGGTATTTTGCAGAGTCAGTCACTGACCTCAAGGAATTACAAGCGTTTGTTCGTATATTTGGCGGCTATGGTGTAGACCGGTTGGATAGGATGATGAAAGTACATACAGCTGCCCTTGTAAACTGCATAGAAACATCTCTGAGGTCGAACAGGGAATTGATTGAAGCAGCTGCTGCAAGTATGCATTCTGGTGATAGAGGGGAGCGAGATGCATCTATCAGGCAGATAGTGGATTTGGATACTGTGATAGGGTTTTGTATTGAAGCTGGTGAAGCGTTGGCTTTTGATGAGCTCCTAGCTGAAGCTTCTGGAGCTGTTCTTGAAGACAATGCAGCCTTGATTCACTCGATGATCTCCGGCATCGTTGAGCACATACCCGAAGAAGTACCTGAGAAGAAAGAGATCAGAAGGATCAGAGGCGTGGCAAATGGCAATGGTGTATCTGTGGATCATGACTCTGAATGGGTTAGGTTAATCCTCGAAGAAGTTGGAGGTGCAAATGACAACTCATGGAGTTTGTTACCTTACTTTTTCGCCTCGTTCATGAGCTCAAACGCCTGGAACACTACTGGCTTCAACATCGAGACTGGCGGATTCAGCAACAACATCCACTGCTTGGCTCGGTGTATAAGCGCCGTTATTGCAGGAAGTGAGTATGTGAGGTTACAACGTGAATACCAACAGCAGCATCAGTCCCTTTCCAACGGTCATCAGTCTAGTGAAAATCTAGACTCAGAGTTTCAACCTCGTGTAACCGCTGAAGCAAGCATCAAATCTTCAATGCTAGTCTTTGTTAAATTCGCTGCGTCGATCGTGCTAGATTCATGGAACGAAGCAAACAGGTAAAAGTAATCTGTTTCTTACATTTTTGTTTGCATCATCATAAACCATCTTCCTTGTTCTGCAGATCTCATCTTGTGGCTAAGCTTATCTTCCTAGATCAACTATGTGAGAGCTCTCCGTACCTGCCAAGAAGCTCCCTTGAATCACATGTTCCATACACAATCCTCAGGTCAATCTACACTCAATACTACTCCAGCACACCGTCAACACCGCTGGCAACAGCATCCCCACACCATTCCCCATCTGTATCGCTCATCCACGCTTCTCCCTCCATGAAAAACGCGACCACTCCCCGTGGTAGTGGTAGCGGAAGTAGCACTGCAGCAGGTGCGGATTCAGGGTACTTCAAAGGCTCATCATCCTCAGTCTACAGTCAGGAACACTACAACGAACCTGAGACTGGAAACTCGAGGAACAATGAAAACAAGAGCAAACAAAGGGGTAGTTCTCGTCGTTCCGGACCGTTAGATTACAGCACGAGCCATAAAGGAGGGTCAGGATCAAACAGCACAGGTCCTAGTCCACTTCCAAGGTTTGCTGTCTCTAGATCCGGTCCCATCTCATATAAACAGCATAACTAAGTAAAAGAACACTGCCACATTCtacgaaatgaaaaaaaaaatacaattatgtaGAGAGATCAGATGTGTACAAATCATTGGCAACACTTGTTAATTGTTGTGCTTATTATGTTTTGGATCATTTGCACTTGTAATTCGCAAAAACAATTACGCATATCTTATGTTCTTGGTCATTTTCATCATTCTGTTATTTCATATATTAACAATCATTTTcacatttaatcaaccaaataATTAAGTGCTATAAGTTAAACTAATTAGGCTTTTGTGTTAGGTTATCTAATCGTTAGGATCAGATTCAGTTAATAATATTTCGgattaatgtatattttataattctttctaaaatttatttcaaatcCGTTTTCATTTTGGGttcaattaattttgattttttttgtaatactGGTTAATTATGCTAGTACAAACTATGAAAAACATAGTCGATACTCGTGTAGAAACATCAATGAAATCCTGATCAAACCAATCGACATATTAAAATGAATATTTGATGTTTGTTTTaggtttgaaatatttattttagacactaattcaaattttcaaatcgGGTTTTCTCAAAAGATTTTCGGTTCGGATATCGGGTTTGTGCACATGCCTAAAATTAATACTGATTAGTGAGCAGCTGTTATGGAAGCGTGTACCAATAGAAAGTAACCAGAGATACAACAGTCATCTTCGTGACTCTGTCTCGCTCGACTCTGAGCTAAGTAAACATTCATTCCTCAATCTCTCTCtcacctgaaaaaaaaaccctaacaaCCCCTCCAACAAATGGCGCGCAAATCCTCCGTCCTCCAACGAGCAGCCATCGCCGTCTTCTCCGTAATCGCAATCTACGCCATCCTCAACGCCTCCGTCAGCCGCTCCCTCCCTTCCTCGTCCGATCTCCCGCGTCAGCTCATCCGCGAAGAGCAAGAACGAGAAGCTCCTCCGATCCAGCCCAGAGTCAAGGTTTACATGTACGATCTCCCCACGAGATTCACCCACGGCGTAATCGAGCAGCACGCCATCGTCCGCGGCGGCGGCGGGgggatgatgaagaagcctACCAATGACGTCACCGCGCTCAAGTACCCGGGTCATCAGCACATGCACGAGTGGTACCTCTTCTCGGATCTAAACCGACCCGAGTCGGATCGATCCGGCTCTCCTATCACCCGCGTGCTGGATCCCGCCGACGCGGATCTCTTCTACGTTCCCGTGTTCTCTTCACTCAGCTTGATCGTGAACGCGGGTCGCCCGGTTGAGCCCGGGTCGGGTTACAGCGACGAGAAGATGCAGGAGGGGTTGATCGATTGGCTCGAGCGTCAGGTGTGGTGGAGGAGGAACGGAGGAAGAGATCACGTGATACCCGCTGGAGATCCGAACGCGTTGTATCGGATCTTGGACCGGGTCAAGAACGCGGTTCTTCTGGTTTCGGATTTCGGACGGTTGAGGCCTGATCAAGGGTCTTTCGTTAAAGATGTGGTGATACCTTACTCTCATAGGGTTAATCTCTTTACTGGGGAGATAGGAGTTGAGTCTCGTAACACGTTGCTCTTCTTCATGGGGAATCGTTATCGCAAAGATGTAAGTTTTGAATCTCTAGATAAAGGTTGGAACTTGAGAGCATAGTGGTAGttactgttgttgttgttgtctttgGTGTATCTTTAGGGTGGGAAAGTTCGTGATTTGCTTTTCCAAGTTCTTGAAAAGGAAGGAGACGTGACGATAAAGCATGGGACTCAGTCGAGAGAGAACAGACGAGCTGCTACGAAAGGAATGCATACTTCTAAGTTCTGTCTAAACCCTGCTGGTGATACTCCATCCGCTTGCAGGCTCTTTGACTCTATTGTTAGCTTGTGTGTGCCCGTGATTGTTAGCGATAGCATCGAGTTGCCTTTCGAGGATGTTATAGACTACAGAAAGTTTTCGATTTTCGTTGAGGCCAATGTGGCACTAAAGCCTGGGTTTCTGGTTAAGATGCTGAGGAAGATAGGAAGGAAGAAGATCCTGGAGTATCAGAGAGAGATGAAATTGGTACCTTTCTCCTTGTATTGAAATATTTGGTTCTTTTAGGGTGATTTGGAGATGTTTGTCTCATACCTGAATGATGATATGCACACAGGTAAGACGGTATTTTGATTATGGGAACCCGAATGGAGCAGTGAAGGAGATCTGGCGTCAAGTCTCACAGAAGCTACCACTCATCAAGCTAATGAGTAACCGCGATAAACGCCTGGTCCTAAGAAACTCCACTGAGCCAGACTGCTCATGTCTATGCACAAACCAAACTGGTCTCATCACTTCCATATaaagaaaactatttttgtcTCTTGAGCGAGACCTATCAGATAGTGGAGGAGTTCCTAACTTCTTGGCCCTGAGACTTGCACATGCGGATGTCCGCCTCTCGTGGCTTGACTTTTCCGGTCAGGAAACAGATTCATAAGGAAGATATATTTGAAATCCTTATTTTTTTGGTAGATTCCATTAGTTTTTTTCTCGTACTTGATATAGTATCACACTTTATACGGACCCACTATCCATTCTTTTTTACCCCATTGTTACTCTGTACATGTCAGTGCCtagaaaaatttaataactctataatataTGGTCAAACAAACTTTTTGTTTGATCACCAAAACTTGTTATAACATTTGGCACATAAAAGCCCTTGTTTCATGGGATTTATCCTATGACCGACCTTGCAtgaaacacaacacaaactTCCATTGGTTTCTGCCAATGTTTTAGAGTATATCACTCTTTGCAAGCTTCGGTTAGTTGTCAATTGTTTATCTGCAAAGCAACAACCGGAAAATAGGTTTTAACTTACGGTAATAATTTGACCAAACCAACAAAAAACGGTATTGGGGAGACCGGACACAACAAATAAGATAGAGGTTAACTCGGTTTGGTCTCCAATACCAGCGTTTATCAGTCATACATTGTATGTGTTTTGTCATTTGAAACGTGTTAGCTTTCTCCATGATATACAGATGTATGAAGCCATACACAGTCGTATCTGTCATGGCTAGAACACACCAACTTTAGCTGCTAAGATTTATATAGTAGTTTATAAAGGACCAACTTTATGCTCTAGaatgtatataatttaaaacattgaAGAAATTAATGTAGTgatctataaataaaatcatgttttagGCGGCTAAATACATCTAATTGGACATTTTGCTTTTCGGACCTTTCACTTTTACATACAATTTCTtacaaaaattggaaaaaaaaagaataagaaagaaTTGGAAACGGAACGGAGAACAAATGTTTAGTTGATTGAAAGAAAAGAACTGAAATGATTA
Protein-coding regions in this window:
- the LOC125574967 gene encoding protein NAP1-like isoform X2, which translates into the protein MDLFCAFVRVNLFAEKIPRKMLLQVYNLLHALSRNDRDCDFYHRLVQFIDSYDPPLKGLQEDLNFVSPRIGEVLEAVGPSIFLSADTRKLRNEGFLSPYHPRFPDILTNSAHPMRAQDLANVTSYREWVLLGYLVCPDELLRVTSIDIALVVLKENLVVTLFRDEYIMLHEDYQLYVLPRVLESKKMAKSGRTKQKEADLEYSVAKQVEKMISEVHDQALQLCDTIHRERRILLKQEIGRMVLFFTDQPSLLSPNIQMVFSALALAQSEVLWYFQHAGIASSRSKAARVIPVDIDPNDPTIGFLLDGMDRLCCLVRKYIAAARGYALSYLSSSAGRIRYLMGTPGIVALDLDPTLKGLFQRIVQHLETIPKTQGENVSAITCDLSEFRRDWLSILMIVTSSRSSINIRHLEKATVSTGKEGLLSEGNAAYNWSRCVDEIESQLSKHGSLKKLYFYHQHLTTVFRNTMFGPEGRPQHCCAWLSVASSFPECASLIIPEEVTKFGRDAVLYVESLIESIMGGLEGLINILDSEGGFGALESQLLPEQAAAYLNNASRISAPSMKSPRVVGGGGYTLPGHESYPENNKSIKMLEAAIQRLTNLCSILNDMEPICVINHVFVLREYMRECILANFKRRFLTALQTDNDLQRPSVLESLIRRHMSIVHLAEQHVSMDLTQGIREILLTEAFSGPVSSLHTFEKPAEQQQNTGSAVEVVCNWYMDNIIKDVSGAGILFAPRHKYFKSARPVGGYFAESVTDLKELQAFVRIFGGYGVDRLDRMMKVHTAALVNCIETSLRSNRELIEAAAASMHSGDRGERDASIRQIVDLDTVIGFCIEAGEALAFDELLAEASGAVLEDNAALIHSMISGIVEHIPEEVPEKKEIRRIRGVANGNGVSVDHDSEWVRLILEEVGGANDNSWSLLPYFFASFMSSNAWNTTGFNIETGGFSNNIHCLARCISAVIAGSEYVRLQREYQQQHQSLSNGHQSSENLDSEFQPRVTAEASIKSSMLVFVKFAASIVLDSWNEANRSHLVAKLIFLDQLCESSPYLPRSSLESHVPYTILRSIYTQYYSSTPSTPLATASPHHSPSVSLIHASPSMKNATTPRGSGSGSSTAAGADSGYFKGSSSSVYSQEHYNEPETGNSRNNENKSKQRGSSRRSGPLDYSTSHKGGSGSNSTGPSPLPRFAVSRSGPISYKQHN
- the LOC125574967 gene encoding protein NAP1-like isoform X1 — protein: MANSRQYYPSQDESASPTSVRSKEWEGPSRWTEYLGPEMASSVSSRSSKHTTSDGHVQSSAASTKALNIQWVVQMIEVAEGLMAKMYRLNQILEYPDPIGHVFSEAFWKAGVFPNHPRICTLLSKKFPENFTKSQLERIDKFSLDSLQDGAELHLQSLEPWIQLLLDLMAFREQALRLILDLSSTVITLLPHQNSLILHAFMDLFCAFVRVNLFAEKIPRKMLLQVYNLLHALSRNDRDCDFYHRLVQFIDSYDPPLKGLQEDLNFVSPRIGEVLEAVGPSIFLSADTRKLRNEGFLSPYHPRFPDILTNSAHPMRAQDLANVTSYREWVLLGYLVCPDELLRVTSIDIALVVLKENLVVTLFRDEYIMLHEDYQLYVLPRVLESKKMAKSGRTKQKEADLEYSVAKQVEKMISEVHDQALQLCDTIHRERRILLKQEIGRMVLFFTDQPSLLSPNIQMVFSALALAQSEVLWYFQHAGIASSRSKAARVIPVDIDPNDPTIGFLLDGMDRLCCLVRKYIAAARGYALSYLSSSAGRIRYLMGTPGIVALDLDPTLKGLFQRIVQHLETIPKTQGENVSAITCDLSEFRRDWLSILMIVTSSRSSINIRHLEKATVSTGKEGLLSEGNAAYNWSRCVDEIESQLSKHGSLKKLYFYHQHLTTVFRNTMFGPEGRPQHCCAWLSVASSFPECASLIIPEEVTKFGRDAVLYVESLIESIMGGLEGLINILDSEGGFGALESQLLPEQAAAYLNNASRISAPSMKSPRVVGGGGYTLPGHESYPENNKSIKMLEAAIQRLTNLCSILNDMEPICVINHVFVLREYMRECILANFKRRFLTALQTDNDLQRPSVLESLIRRHMSIVHLAEQHVSMDLTQGIREILLTEAFSGPVSSLHTFEKPAEQQQNTGSAVEVVCNWYMDNIIKDVSGAGILFAPRHKYFKSARPVGGYFAESVTDLKELQAFVRIFGGYGVDRLDRMMKVHTAALVNCIETSLRSNRELIEAAAASMHSGDRGERDASIRQIVDLDTVIGFCIEAGEALAFDELLAEASGAVLEDNAALIHSMISGIVEHIPEEVPEKKEIRRIRGVANGNGVSVDHDSEWVRLILEEVGGANDNSWSLLPYFFASFMSSNAWNTTGFNIETGGFSNNIHCLARCISAVIAGSEYVRLQREYQQQHQSLSNGHQSSENLDSEFQPRVTAEASIKSSMLVFVKFAASIVLDSWNEANRSHLVAKLIFLDQLCESSPYLPRSSLESHVPYTILRSIYTQYYSSTPSTPLATASPHHSPSVSLIHASPSMKNATTPRGSGSGSSTAAGADSGYFKGSSSSVYSQEHYNEPETGNSRNNENKSKQRGSSRRSGPLDYSTSHKGGSGSNSTGPSPLPRFAVSRSGPISYKQHN
- the LOC106389717 gene encoding probable arabinosyltransferase ARAD1 translates to MARKSSVLQRAAIAVFSVIAIYAILNASVSRSLPSSSDLPRQLIREEQEREAPPIQPRVKVYMYDLPTRFTHGVIEQHAIVRGGGGGMMKKPTNDVTALKYPGHQHMHEWYLFSDLNRPESDRSGSPITRVLDPADADLFYVPVFSSLSLIVNAGRPVEPGSGYSDEKMQEGLIDWLERQVWWRRNGGRDHVIPAGDPNALYRILDRVKNAVLLVSDFGRLRPDQGSFVKDVVIPYSHRVNLFTGEIGVESRNTLLFFMGNRYRKDGGKVRDLLFQVLEKEGDVTIKHGTQSRENRRAATKGMHTSKFCLNPAGDTPSACRLFDSIVSLCVPVIVSDSIELPFEDVIDYRKFSIFVEANVALKPGFLVKMLRKIGRKKILEYQREMKLVRRYFDYGNPNGAVKEIWRQVSQKLPLIKLMSNRDKRLVLRNSTEPDCSCLCTNQTGLITSI